A single region of the Pseudomonas mandelii genome encodes:
- a CDS encoding murein L,D-transpeptidase catalytic domain family protein: MAPLRFGYLFSALLLTAMSVPSAYADSLAAALIKAAPKANANVINLAVRASQCSIAQGKAPVQRLAVIDYSLPSTEQRLWVFDLKKRKLLFHELVAHGRNSGENMAVNFSNQNESFATSLGLYRTQQSYVGQNGYSLRMEGLEPGFNDNAFDRAIVIHGAPYVSPVLARANGRIGRSLGCPAVRPAVARRLIDSMKGGQLLFSYYPDQRWLKSSSYINCGSGTVADTSAPKKHL, encoded by the coding sequence ATGGCGCCACTACGTTTTGGCTATCTATTCTCGGCCCTGCTACTGACTGCAATGTCCGTACCGTCAGCCTACGCCGATTCGCTCGCGGCCGCCCTCATCAAAGCGGCCCCGAAAGCTAACGCCAACGTCATCAACCTCGCCGTTCGCGCCTCGCAATGCAGCATCGCTCAGGGCAAAGCGCCTGTCCAAAGACTTGCGGTTATTGATTATTCGCTGCCTTCGACCGAGCAACGTCTATGGGTGTTCGATTTAAAGAAGCGCAAGTTGCTGTTTCATGAACTGGTCGCCCATGGACGCAATAGCGGCGAAAACATGGCCGTCAACTTCTCCAACCAGAATGAAAGCTTCGCCACCAGCCTCGGGTTGTATCGCACCCAGCAGAGCTATGTCGGACAGAACGGTTACTCGCTACGCATGGAAGGCCTGGAGCCGGGTTTCAATGACAACGCGTTTGACCGGGCCATCGTGATTCATGGCGCGCCTTATGTGAGTCCGGTCCTGGCCCGTGCGAATGGACGTATTGGCAGAAGCCTCGGCTGCCCGGCGGTCAGACCCGCGGTTGCTCGTCGGCTGATTGATTCGATGAAGGGAGGCCAACTGTTGTTTTCCTACTATCCGGATCAGCGTTGGTTGAAGTCTTCTTCGTATATCAATTGTGGCAGCGGCACGGTGGCTGATACATCCGCGCCAAAAAAACACCTTTAA
- a CDS encoding L,D-transpeptidase family protein yields the protein MVLLTRLFVISRVFFMGFLISGTALGQTSSIEPLNAPTSIIEAGADDNVGQAIQATLEPLKTAFPPLLTAPRNRRVDVSRLVMDFYTHRAYRAAWTNDSDVAQLIASLNATEADGLTPADFHIDELVRSQTTMHTTPVTPEQRAAFDLATTHTFITALLQLRRGKVDPSRLDIHWNFDSNGVDPRDDFNAFFAALDNHDVAKAFAQAPPQEAVYVGLRQALAQLRGIRDRGGWPKVIVDHSLKPGMDEPAVAQLRARMVAAGFLDPRLIHGTEYDGAVTAAVKKYQNEQYLSADGMAGATTLAALNVPVDARIDQVRVNMERARWLLYKLQGTFVIVDIAGYKVAMYRDGVPIWRSRVQVGKAARNTPVFQAQITYITFNPTWTVPPTILKEDVLPKIQSNPGYLAANRIRVLDREGNVLDPSSVDWTNPRGLTLRQDAGPDSSLGRVVIRFPNDYAIYLHDTPHRELFAKTIRATSSGCIRVENPLQLVELLFNDPVRWNSEGIQKQLASGKTENIRLPVKVPVLLAYWTVDLGSDGRVAFKPDVYGYDAPVLRALNRPSPMPVLDLHSAVGSVVAAGPARQ from the coding sequence ATGGTGCTTTTAACAAGGTTATTCGTCATAAGCCGCGTATTTTTTATGGGCTTTCTGATAAGCGGCACAGCACTTGGGCAAACGTCGTCGATTGAGCCGCTAAATGCGCCTACCTCCATTATCGAGGCTGGAGCGGATGATAACGTCGGTCAAGCGATTCAGGCCACGCTTGAACCGCTGAAAACCGCTTTTCCGCCGCTGCTGACCGCACCACGCAATCGTCGAGTGGATGTCAGCCGTCTGGTCATGGATTTTTATACCCATCGTGCCTATCGCGCGGCGTGGACCAATGACAGCGATGTCGCGCAATTGATCGCCAGCCTGAACGCGACTGAGGCCGACGGCTTGACCCCGGCGGACTTTCATATCGATGAATTGGTCCGGTCGCAAACCACGATGCATACGACACCGGTGACGCCCGAGCAGCGGGCGGCTTTCGATTTGGCGACCACGCATACGTTTATCACCGCGCTGCTGCAGTTGCGGCGGGGCAAGGTCGACCCTTCGCGGCTCGACATTCACTGGAATTTTGATTCGAATGGCGTCGATCCACGTGACGACTTCAATGCTTTCTTCGCCGCACTCGACAATCACGACGTGGCCAAGGCTTTTGCCCAGGCACCGCCGCAAGAAGCGGTGTACGTCGGTTTGCGTCAGGCCCTGGCGCAATTGCGTGGCATTCGGGACCGGGGCGGCTGGCCGAAAGTGATTGTCGACCATTCGCTCAAACCCGGCATGGACGAACCGGCGGTCGCGCAATTGCGCGCGAGGATGGTCGCGGCCGGTTTTCTCGATCCGCGATTGATCCACGGCACCGAGTACGACGGCGCCGTCACCGCCGCGGTGAAAAAGTATCAGAACGAGCAATACCTGAGTGCGGACGGCATGGCAGGGGCGACAACACTGGCAGCGCTGAACGTGCCCGTTGATGCGCGCATCGACCAGGTCCGCGTGAACATGGAGCGTGCACGTTGGCTGCTCTACAAACTCCAGGGCACATTCGTCATCGTCGATATCGCCGGCTACAAGGTGGCGATGTACCGCGATGGCGTGCCGATCTGGCGATCCCGGGTGCAGGTCGGTAAAGCGGCGCGCAATACGCCAGTCTTCCAGGCGCAGATTACCTACATCACGTTTAACCCGACCTGGACAGTGCCGCCGACGATCCTCAAGGAGGACGTGTTGCCGAAGATCCAGAGCAACCCCGGCTACCTCGCCGCCAATCGCATTCGAGTGCTTGATCGCGAAGGCAATGTGCTCGATCCATCGAGTGTGGACTGGACCAACCCACGCGGCCTCACGTTGCGCCAGGACGCCGGGCCTGACAGTTCGCTGGGCCGGGTGGTAATCCGCTTTCCCAACGACTATGCGATTTACCTCCACGACACACCGCACCGCGAGTTGTTTGCCAAAACCATCCGCGCGACCAGCTCGGGCTGCATTCGGGTAGAGAATCCGCTGCAGCTTGTGGAATTGTTGTTCAACGACCCGGTCCGGTGGAACAGTGAAGGTATTCAAAAGCAGTTAGCCAGCGGCAAGACCGAGAACATTCGGCTTCCGGTGAAAGTGCCGGTGTTGCTGGCGTACTGGACCGTGGATTTGGGCAGCGACGGGCGAGTGGCGTTCAAGCCTGATGTGTATGGCTACGATGCGCCGGTGTTGCGGGCGCTGAATCGGCCGTCGCCGATGCCAGTGCTGGATTTGCATTCGGCGGTGGGATCGGTGGTGGCGGCGGGACCGGCGCGGCAGTAG
- a CDS encoding LysR substrate-binding domain-containing protein gives MLDLELLKTFVCVVDEGSFTRAAERVHRTQSTVSQQVRKLEVLVGHPLLLRDRTGQNVTVTEHGELLIHYARRLLALSSEAVEALASDLDLEILRIGVPEDFDARRMALILAGFNRARPHARLETVSGMSTDLKQKLASGEIDIALVKREPDSGPCWAAWPEVLVWVKGAGVDSANGVLPLALFPQGCIYRQRAIRLLDVAQRPWRVAFGSHSLTGIQAAVASGLGVSVLPASAVLPEHSVCTDLPELPPTELALISREGALTGLQRDLVEFLREELAVLGN, from the coding sequence ATGCTTGATCTTGAATTGCTCAAGACCTTCGTCTGCGTGGTCGATGAAGGCAGCTTCACCCGTGCCGCCGAACGCGTGCATCGAACCCAATCCACGGTGAGCCAACAGGTTCGCAAGCTGGAAGTATTGGTCGGTCATCCCCTGCTCCTGCGTGACCGAACTGGTCAGAACGTCACCGTCACCGAGCATGGCGAACTGCTGATTCACTATGCCCGACGCTTGTTGGCCCTGTCCTCTGAAGCCGTTGAAGCCTTGGCCAGCGACCTGGATCTGGAGATCCTGCGCATCGGCGTACCGGAGGACTTTGATGCGCGGCGTATGGCGCTGATCCTTGCCGGTTTCAATCGCGCCCGCCCGCACGCCCGGCTGGAAACCGTCAGCGGCATGAGCACGGATCTGAAGCAGAAACTCGCATCGGGTGAGATCGACATCGCCTTGGTCAAACGCGAACCGGACAGCGGACCGTGCTGGGCGGCGTGGCCGGAAGTGCTGGTGTGGGTCAAAGGCGCGGGGGTGGACTCGGCCAACGGCGTGTTGCCATTGGCGTTGTTTCCGCAAGGGTGCATTTATCGGCAGCGGGCAATCCGCTTGCTGGACGTGGCACAGCGCCCCTGGCGCGTGGCGTTTGGCAGCCATAGCTTGACCGGTATCCAGGCGGCAGTCGCTTCGGGGCTGGGGGTGTCCGTGCTGCCGGCTTCGGCGGTGTTGCCGGAACACAGCGTGTGCACCGATCTGCCGGAGTTGCCACCGACGGAGCTGGCGTTGATCAGCCGCGAGGGCGCGTTGACCGGGTTGCAGCGGGATTTGGTGGAGTTTTTGCGGGAGGAGTTGGCGGTCTTGGGCAATTGA
- a CDS encoding haloacid dehalogenase type II — translation MTLENTPRPEWLTFDCYGTLIQWDEGLKAVVADILHDKGDHSVEADRLIEVYDRHEHRLEQTPPHRSFRQLSTLGLQLALEELGLTSRPEDSQRLAGAIPRMPPFPEVIETLAKLKAMGFKLCIVSNTDDDIIAGNVAQLGGHIDRVITAQQAGAYKPNPRLFDYAHEQLGVSRDQVVHICASPTLDHTAARDMHFRCVWIDRGTGRQLLPDYRPDEILSTLDQVVPLFTSLGW, via the coding sequence ATGACACTCGAAAATACCCCGCGTCCCGAATGGCTAACCTTCGATTGTTACGGCACGTTGATCCAGTGGGATGAAGGCCTCAAGGCCGTGGTCGCCGACATCCTGCACGACAAGGGCGACCACAGCGTTGAAGCCGATCGCCTCATCGAGGTCTACGACCGGCATGAACATCGGCTGGAGCAGACTCCACCGCATCGCTCGTTTCGCCAACTGAGCACGCTCGGGTTGCAGCTCGCCCTGGAGGAGTTGGGGCTGACGAGTCGGCCCGAAGACAGTCAGCGGTTGGCCGGCGCGATTCCGCGGATGCCGCCGTTCCCTGAGGTGATCGAGACCCTCGCGAAACTCAAGGCAATGGGTTTCAAACTGTGCATCGTCTCCAACACCGACGACGACATCATCGCCGGCAACGTCGCGCAACTCGGGGGGCATATCGATCGAGTCATCACTGCGCAACAGGCCGGGGCGTACAAGCCGAATCCGCGCCTGTTTGACTACGCTCATGAGCAGCTCGGTGTCAGTCGAGATCAAGTAGTGCACATCTGCGCCAGCCCGACACTGGATCACACCGCCGCCCGAGACATGCACTTTCGTTGTGTATGGATTGACCGTGGCACCGGTCGGCAATTGCTGCCGGATTACCGACCCGATGAGATATTGAGCACGCTGGATCAGGTCGTGCCTTTATTCACATCCCTCGGCTGGTAA
- a CDS encoding aldolase, whose translation MAHTLAGGSRSARYADLNLDSHAVITARTELAACFQLVALHGLEEGICNHFSAMVPGRDDLFFVNPYGYAFAEVTAQNLLVCDFHGNVVDGEGQPEATAFYIHARLHKQLPRVKVAFHTHMPHATALCLLQGPPLLWLGQTALKFYGRTAVDENYNGLALDESEGDRIASVMGNADILFLKNHGVIVAGPTIAEAWDDLYYLERAAQVQLMAMATQRELKPVPHDIARRAYEQMRLGDAESARAHLHSAMRRLAKGQLPHTSG comes from the coding sequence ATGGCACACACCCTTGCAGGCGGTTCGCGTTCCGCGCGTTATGCCGATCTCAACCTCGATTCACATGCCGTCATCACCGCCCGCACCGAGTTGGCTGCGTGTTTTCAACTGGTCGCGCTGCATGGCCTGGAGGAGGGCATCTGTAACCATTTTTCGGCGATGGTGCCGGGCCGGGATGATCTGTTTTTTGTGAATCCCTACGGGTACGCATTCGCCGAGGTGACGGCGCAGAATCTGCTGGTGTGCGACTTCCACGGCAATGTCGTGGACGGCGAAGGACAGCCCGAGGCGACCGCGTTTTACATCCATGCCCGACTGCACAAACAGCTGCCGAGGGTGAAAGTGGCGTTCCACACTCACATGCCTCACGCCACGGCGTTGTGCTTGCTGCAAGGTCCGCCGCTGCTGTGGTTGGGCCAGACGGCGCTGAAATTTTACGGCCGCACGGCGGTGGACGAAAACTACAACGGCCTGGCCCTCGATGAATCCGAAGGCGACCGGATCGCCAGTGTCATGGGCAACGCTGACATCCTGTTCCTCAAGAACCATGGGGTGATTGTCGCCGGGCCGACCATCGCCGAAGCCTGGGATGATTTGTACTACCTGGAGCGTGCCGCGCAAGTGCAACTGATGGCCATGGCGACCCAGCGCGAACTCAAGCCGGTGCCCCACGACATTGCCCGGCGGGCCTACGAGCAAATGCGCCTGGGCGATGCCGAAAGTGCTCGGGCGCATTTGCACAGTGCGATGCGGCGGCTGGCCAAAGGACAATTGCCCCACACTAGCGGGTAG
- a CDS encoding sensor domain-containing diguanylate cyclase, whose product MPILTQDPQQTPGGALKRLSLLKAAVLFIATVCLCLCGLLYLQLEQSRRHALDVAQVASSNLARAMAQQAEDTFMKADLVLTSLVDWIQVDGYGAAQKPRLQKTFARRAQALDQLHGIFLFDKQGQWVVTSFDDLTRGPGVSDREYFTFHQQNASTLAHIGPALRSRENGEWIIPVSKRVNDKNGNFQGVVLAGIKMAYFDQFFKSFSIDDNGSMFLALTDGTLLARRPFVESQIGTSLAKGEIFHKLLPNAPAGNAMISSVIDGVVRLYGYRQLDAYPLVVSAASSRDSILKDWYDTAFQSCVIVALVVLGVGLFGWVFVRQVRVGVRVEADLRKAKEALKLIATHDSLTGLANRRLFEQALDIEFGRGARQSSSLSLIMLDIDYFKRYNDAYGHVAGDHCLAEVARAVKGCCHRKADLAVRYGGEEFAVLLPDTDIHGALVIAEQIRRSVMDKNINHNGSPTGYVTVSLGCYAFVPTGRDSIELFIERADAALYQAKHSGRNRSAVLSLEGGVEALMRSDR is encoded by the coding sequence TTGCCTATCCTCACTCAAGACCCGCAGCAAACTCCTGGCGGCGCTTTGAAACGGTTATCTCTGCTCAAGGCAGCGGTGCTGTTTATCGCGACGGTGTGCCTGTGTCTCTGTGGTCTGCTTTATCTGCAACTGGAGCAATCGCGGCGCCACGCGCTGGACGTGGCGCAAGTCGCGTCTTCGAACCTGGCTCGCGCCATGGCACAGCAGGCCGAAGACACTTTCATGAAGGCCGACCTGGTGTTGACCAGTCTGGTGGACTGGATTCAGGTCGATGGCTACGGCGCGGCCCAAAAGCCACGGTTGCAGAAAACCTTTGCCCGGCGGGCGCAGGCGCTCGACCAATTGCACGGGATATTTCTGTTCGACAAGCAAGGGCAGTGGGTCGTGACGTCGTTCGATGATTTGACCCGCGGTCCGGGCGTGTCGGATCGAGAGTACTTCACGTTCCACCAGCAGAACGCATCCACCCTCGCGCACATCGGGCCGGCACTTCGCAGTCGGGAAAATGGAGAGTGGATCATTCCGGTGTCCAAACGGGTGAACGACAAGAACGGCAACTTCCAGGGCGTGGTGTTGGCCGGAATCAAAATGGCCTATTTCGATCAGTTCTTCAAAAGCTTCAGCATCGATGACAACGGCTCGATGTTTTTGGCGCTGACCGACGGCACGTTGCTGGCGCGAAGGCCATTTGTGGAATCACAGATCGGCACATCCCTGGCCAAGGGCGAAATCTTTCATAAACTCTTGCCCAACGCGCCCGCCGGCAACGCGATGATCAGCTCGGTGATCGATGGGGTTGTACGTTTGTATGGCTACCGTCAACTCGACGCCTATCCGCTGGTGGTCTCGGCGGCATCGTCCAGGGATTCGATTCTCAAGGATTGGTACGACACCGCATTTCAGTCCTGCGTCATCGTTGCCCTGGTGGTGCTGGGTGTCGGTCTGTTCGGTTGGGTGTTCGTTCGCCAGGTGCGCGTCGGCGTGCGGGTCGAGGCCGATTTGCGCAAGGCCAAGGAAGCACTGAAGCTGATCGCGACTCATGACAGCCTGACGGGCCTGGCCAATCGCCGACTGTTCGAGCAGGCGCTGGACATCGAGTTTGGCCGAGGCGCCCGGCAGTCGAGTTCGCTGAGCCTGATCATGCTCGATATCGATTACTTCAAACGCTACAACGATGCTTACGGCCATGTCGCAGGGGACCACTGCCTGGCGGAAGTGGCGCGTGCGGTCAAGGGTTGCTGCCACCGCAAAGCAGACCTGGCGGTGCGTTATGGCGGCGAGGAGTTTGCGGTGCTGCTGCCTGACACCGACATTCACGGTGCGTTGGTGATTGCCGAACAGATCCGCCGCAGCGTCATGGACAAGAACATCAACCACAACGGTTCACCCACGGGATATGTGACGGTCAGTCTTGGCTGTTACGCGTTCGTGCCGACCGGGCGAGACAGCATCGAACTGTTCATCGAACGAGCGGATGCGGCGCTTTATCAGGCCAAGCATTCGGGTCGAAACCGTTCGGCCGTGTTGTCGCTTGAGGGCGGTGTGGAGGCGTTGATGCGCTCCGATCGTTAA
- a CDS encoding DUF1254 domain-containing protein → MLIPQALTAVALTLAACAVFPLASQAQSKITQQEAHAIGVDAYLYFYPLLTMDLTRKQFTNIEPGKEFGKGPMNMFVSVPQYPPADFKGVVRSNFDTLYSIAWLDLTQEPLVISAPDTAGRFYLLPMLDMWSDVFASPGWRTTGTEASQFLVTPPGWTGTVPPGLNHLPAPTPFVWVIGRTKTDGVADYAAVHKIQAGYTVTPLSRLGEKVEPIKVHIDPAVDMKTPPKIQIDTMSAADYFVYAAALLKVHPPHITDQPILAQMQRIGIEAGKPFNFDAIDPDVQAALQTVPQEAQALMKWKVATLARVVNGWSMNTDTMGVYGNYYLKRAIVAQVGLGANLPEDAIYPLNIGDDKGRPLDGSNKYVLHFDKGEVPPVSAFWSITLYDSEGFQVGNELNRFAVSSWMPFKTNADQSLDIYFQNESPGKELEANWLPAPKGPFNLTMRLYGPKPEALNGKWEPPPVKRL, encoded by the coding sequence ATGTTGATACCTCAAGCATTGACAGCCGTTGCTCTAACCCTGGCAGCCTGTGCTGTCTTTCCGCTGGCCAGCCAGGCTCAATCGAAAATCACGCAGCAAGAAGCTCACGCCATCGGCGTGGATGCCTACCTGTATTTTTACCCGCTGTTGACCATGGATCTTACCCGCAAGCAGTTCACCAACATCGAACCCGGCAAAGAGTTTGGCAAGGGCCCGATGAACATGTTTGTGAGTGTGCCGCAGTACCCGCCCGCAGATTTCAAGGGAGTGGTGCGGTCGAACTTCGACACCCTGTACTCCATCGCCTGGCTCGACTTGACCCAGGAGCCGCTGGTGATTAGTGCACCGGACACCGCCGGGCGATTTTACTTGTTGCCGATGCTTGATATGTGGAGCGATGTCTTTGCCTCGCCAGGTTGGCGCACGACAGGTACAGAGGCCAGTCAGTTTCTGGTGACGCCGCCGGGATGGACCGGAACGGTGCCGCCCGGATTGAATCATTTACCCGCCCCCACACCTTTTGTCTGGGTCATTGGTCGCACCAAGACCGACGGAGTTGCGGACTACGCTGCGGTGCATAAGATTCAGGCGGGCTATACCGTGACGCCGTTGTCGCGGCTAGGCGAAAAGGTTGAACCGATCAAGGTGCACATCGACCCGGCGGTGGACATGAAGACGCCGCCAAAAATTCAGATCGATACGATGTCAGCGGCCGATTACTTCGTCTACGCCGCCGCGCTGCTCAAAGTGCATCCGCCCCACATCACCGATCAGCCGATACTGGCGCAAATGCAGCGCATTGGTATCGAGGCCGGCAAGCCGTTTAATTTCGATGCAATCGATCCCGATGTCCAGGCGGCACTTCAAACCGTGCCCCAGGAAGCTCAGGCGCTGATGAAGTGGAAGGTTGCAACCCTCGCGCGCGTGGTCAACGGTTGGTCGATGAATACCGACACCATGGGCGTCTATGGTAACTACTACCTTAAACGCGCCATCGTTGCGCAAGTCGGGCTCGGCGCCAACCTGCCAGAGGATGCGATTTATCCGTTAAATATCGGCGATGACAAAGGCAGGCCGCTCGACGGTTCTAACAAGTACGTGCTGCATTTCGACAAGGGAGAGGTACCGCCCGTAAGTGCTTTCTGGTCGATCACCCTGTACGACTCTGAAGGGTTCCAGGTCGGCAACGAACTCAACCGTTTTGCGGTCAGCAGTTGGATGCCGTTCAAGACCAATGCGGATCAATCGTTGGATATTTACTTCCAGAACGAAAGTCCCGGAAAGGAACTTGAAGCCAATTGGCTGCCCGCGCCAAAAGGTCCGTTCAACTTGACGATGCGCTTGTACGGACCCAAGCCCGAGGCGCTTAACGGTAAGTGGGAGCCACCCCCCGTCAAGCGGCTATGA